A single genomic interval of Agromyces cerinus harbors:
- a CDS encoding CHAP domain-containing protein — MGRADAAAPVAASPVTAGRDDVAAAVAKAQRPTTRRNGPARVFATMLVVPAIVGTVALPAYAFMPGGESYEASGTFSLSRAEAQDVEVSSLASGAPLSTEGYTVVTKAEIEAARIEQEEKDAAAWAANLASRGSGSYAIYTVKAEGDDYPWWDQTPDDYGGGLSPLRYYYRECVDFVAWRLNRDAGVTSAPWKWDWANLASGSAYAWADEWASKGWPTSSEPVVGAVAWFPYNHVAYVQSINDDGSVNIEEYNQNSDHSYHRRTIPAGEALYLYPPG, encoded by the coding sequence GTGGGCAGAGCGGATGCCGCGGCACCCGTCGCCGCATCGCCGGTGACCGCCGGTCGCGACGATGTCGCCGCCGCCGTGGCCAAGGCCCAGCGACCGACCACGCGTCGCAACGGCCCGGCACGAGTCTTCGCGACGATGCTCGTCGTGCCGGCGATCGTCGGCACCGTGGCGCTGCCGGCCTACGCGTTCATGCCCGGCGGTGAGTCGTACGAGGCATCCGGCACCTTCAGCCTCTCGAGGGCGGAGGCGCAAGACGTCGAGGTCTCCTCGCTCGCGAGCGGCGCTCCGCTGTCGACCGAGGGCTACACCGTCGTGACGAAGGCCGAGATCGAGGCTGCGCGCATCGAGCAGGAGGAGAAGGACGCGGCGGCGTGGGCCGCGAACCTCGCCTCGCGCGGTTCGGGCAGCTATGCGATCTACACGGTCAAGGCCGAGGGAGACGACTACCCCTGGTGGGACCAGACGCCCGACGACTACGGCGGAGGCCTGTCACCGCTGCGGTACTACTACCGCGAATGCGTCGACTTCGTGGCCTGGCGCCTGAACCGCGACGCCGGTGTCACGAGCGCCCCGTGGAAGTGGGACTGGGCGAACCTCGCCTCCGGCAGCGCGTACGCGTGGGCCGACGAATGGGCGAGCAAGGGCTGGCCGACCTCGAGCGAGCCGGTCGTCGGAGCGGTCGCCTGGTTCCCGTACAACCACGTGGCGTACGTGCAGTCGATCAACGACGACGGCAGCGTGAACATCGAGGAGTACAACCAGAACTCCGACCACTCCTATCACCGGCGCACCATCCCGGCGGGCGAGGCGCTGTACCTCTACCCGCCCGGCTAG
- a CDS encoding DUF998 domain-containing protein, whose amino-acid sequence MSDSSTLTRVIRHPARSAEAKESSALLVGAAALVIGTLIGLFVFWERDVPISGRGSVGIYAAVGGAIAAIVAFVFGCMLRRSRARAVPGYRQRLHWFDVAALALALGVIALLGWTGLASLLSESFVGALVYGIPAAILGGVAMAIAAYMSYLSAVNLTPMLLSLVLAMFLAVGALASMLSATDPLWWQKNLSTLGISDDISALAFNLTLIIAGVMVTTIAHYATAFLPTDSVTERRGRNLVRLGLIVIGILLACVGIFPVDEYLGMHNLSATGMAIVYVAMVVSLPALLPSMPKVFVLLGYVYVGVIVILAAFFISGYYNLTAVELIVAVLVFSWVIVFLRNTGAVEQGAGDEARLDDELAVTKVRAVP is encoded by the coding sequence ATGTCTGATTCGTCAACCCTCACACGAGTGATCCGGCATCCCGCGCGGAGCGCGGAGGCCAAGGAGTCGTCGGCCCTTCTGGTCGGGGCGGCCGCCCTCGTGATCGGCACGCTGATCGGTCTGTTCGTCTTCTGGGAGCGCGATGTGCCCATCTCCGGCCGCGGCTCGGTCGGCATCTACGCGGCCGTCGGAGGTGCCATCGCCGCGATCGTCGCGTTCGTGTTCGGCTGCATGCTGCGGCGGTCGCGCGCCCGTGCTGTTCCGGGGTATCGGCAGCGCCTCCACTGGTTCGACGTCGCCGCACTGGCCTTGGCGCTCGGTGTGATCGCGCTCCTCGGTTGGACCGGCCTCGCGTCGTTGTTGAGCGAGAGCTTCGTCGGTGCTCTCGTCTACGGCATCCCTGCGGCGATCCTCGGCGGCGTGGCGATGGCGATCGCCGCGTACATGTCGTACCTCTCGGCCGTGAACCTCACCCCGATGCTGCTGTCACTCGTGCTCGCGATGTTCCTCGCCGTCGGTGCGCTCGCGAGCATGCTGAGCGCGACCGACCCGCTCTGGTGGCAGAAGAACCTCAGCACGCTCGGCATCAGCGACGACATCTCCGCCCTGGCGTTCAACCTCACGCTCATCATCGCCGGCGTGATGGTGACGACCATCGCGCACTATGCGACCGCGTTCCTCCCGACGGACAGCGTCACCGAGCGGCGAGGCCGCAATCTCGTGCGCCTCGGGCTCATCGTGATCGGGATCCTGCTCGCCTGCGTCGGCATCTTCCCGGTCGACGAGTACCTCGGCATGCACAACCTCTCGGCCACGGGCATGGCCATCGTGTACGTCGCGATGGTGGTGAGCCTGCCCGCGTTGCTTCCGTCGATGCCGAAGGTGTTCGTCCTGCTCGGGTACGTCTACGTCGGCGTCATCGTGATCCTCGCCGCCTTCTTCATCAGCGGGTACTACAACCTCACCGCGGTCGAACTCATCGTCGCCGTGCTGGTCTTCAGCTGGGTCATCGTCTTCCTGCGCAACACCGGTGCGGTCGAGCAAGGTGCCGGCGACGAGGCGCGCCTCGATGACGAACTGGCCGTGACAAAGGTACGAGCTGTGCCCTAA
- a CDS encoding HNH endonuclease, producing MRTLVLNAGYEPLAVVSFKRALLLVMNHKATVIQHEVGNPVCAASGSWQRPSVILLTRYVRAPRANQAPVSRRGVLRRDDHACAYCGRPAATIDHVLPRSRGGRDTWENLVACCLRCNNTKSDRTPAEMGWELRFTPGRPNGRNWVARGFERPLPQWDEYLLTAA from the coding sequence ATGCGCACACTCGTGCTCAACGCGGGCTATGAGCCCCTCGCCGTCGTCTCCTTCAAGCGCGCGCTGCTCCTCGTCATGAATCACAAGGCGACGGTCATCCAGCACGAGGTCGGCAACCCGGTCTGCGCGGCGAGCGGATCATGGCAGCGGCCGAGCGTCATCCTCCTCACCCGGTACGTCCGTGCTCCACGAGCGAATCAGGCGCCGGTGAGCCGTCGCGGGGTGCTCCGTCGCGACGACCATGCGTGCGCCTACTGCGGCCGGCCGGCAGCCACGATCGACCACGTGCTTCCCCGCTCGCGCGGCGGGCGGGACACCTGGGAGAACCTGGTCGCCTGCTGCCTTCGCTGCAACAACACGAAGAGCGATCGCACGCCCGCCGAGATGGGCTGGGAGCTGCGGTTCACGCCGGGTCGCCCGAACGGACGCAACTGGGTGGCGCGGGGATTCGAGCGCCCGCTGCCGCAGTGGGACGAGTACCTCCTGACGGCGGCCTGA
- a CDS encoding C40 family peptidase — protein MARFSRRRLSRNPARGAATKAIIAAKAPASPTSPQPDAAARVATKLPSTRRLRRGPVANVLVMAVSAGIVGTLAIPAYAFAPGSAGPQFGETDVTKLTKAQAQSVEVTDDVIAAPVTKDSYDAVTGAEIAAAAEAAAAAEAARIAAEEAMTSYAASYSGPSVGDFLANPPYPNFDLASVYDVATSYIGVPYVYGGATPAGFDCSGFVMYVYAQFGVSMPHSSAGQGDMGTRISEADAQPGDLVIMPGHDGFYAGNGMILHAPYEGASVRVQPIWTSDYYIVRIGI, from the coding sequence TTGGCTCGATTCTCACGGCGGCGGCTCTCCAGGAACCCCGCCCGCGGGGCTGCGACGAAGGCGATCATCGCCGCGAAAGCACCCGCTTCCCCCACTTCCCCCCAGCCGGATGCCGCAGCACGCGTCGCGACGAAGTTGCCGTCGACGCGACGACTGCGCCGTGGCCCGGTCGCGAACGTGCTCGTCATGGCGGTCTCGGCCGGCATCGTCGGCACCCTCGCGATCCCCGCATACGCGTTCGCACCGGGTTCGGCCGGCCCGCAGTTCGGCGAGACCGACGTGACGAAGCTCACCAAGGCGCAGGCGCAGTCGGTCGAGGTGACCGACGACGTGATCGCCGCCCCGGTGACGAAAGACAGCTACGACGCCGTCACGGGCGCCGAGATCGCAGCGGCGGCCGAGGCCGCGGCTGCGGCTGAGGCGGCGAGGATCGCGGCCGAAGAGGCGATGACGTCCTACGCTGCGTCGTACTCGGGCCCGTCGGTCGGCGACTTCCTCGCCAACCCGCCCTACCCGAACTTCGACCTCGCGAGCGTCTACGACGTCGCGACGTCGTACATCGGCGTCCCCTACGTCTACGGCGGCGCCACGCCCGCCGGGTTCGACTGCTCGGGCTTCGTGATGTACGTGTACGCGCAGTTCGGCGTCAGCATGCCGCACTCCTCGGCCGGCCAGGGCGACATGGGCACCCGGATCTCCGAGGCCGATGCGCAGCCGGGTGACCTCGTCATCATGCCCGGACACGACGGGTTCTACGCCGGCAACGGCATGATCCTGCACGCTCCGTACGAGGGCGCATCCGTTCGCGTGCAGCCCATCTGGACGAGCGACTACTACATCGTGCGCATCGGCATCTGA
- a CDS encoding metal-dependent transcriptional regulator produces the protein MTDLIDTTEMYLRTILDLEEENIVPLRARISERLGHSGPTVSQTVARMERDGLVVVSGDRHLELTSEGRSKAVHVMRKHRLAERLLSDVIGLEWEFVHDEACRWEHVMSEQVERRLIEILGGPRESPYGNPIPGLEELGLPPADAFMDGVVNVVEAVEASDEPVRGVLRRLGEPVQFDPELLAQMRQAGVMPGAVATFSRAGGYVLVVVDGVEGGLELPSEVAGHLFIAK, from the coding sequence GTGACCGACCTGATCGACACGACGGAGATGTATCTCCGCACGATCCTCGATCTCGAGGAGGAGAACATCGTGCCGCTGCGCGCACGCATCTCCGAACGCCTCGGGCATTCCGGCCCCACCGTCTCGCAGACGGTCGCCCGCATGGAACGCGACGGCCTCGTCGTCGTCTCCGGCGACCGCCACCTCGAGCTGACCTCCGAGGGTCGTTCGAAGGCCGTGCACGTCATGCGCAAGCACCGACTCGCCGAACGGCTGCTCTCCGACGTCATCGGCCTCGAATGGGAGTTCGTGCACGACGAGGCATGCCGCTGGGAGCACGTGATGAGCGAGCAGGTCGAGCGCCGCCTCATCGAGATCCTCGGCGGTCCCCGCGAATCGCCCTACGGCAACCCGATCCCCGGGCTCGAGGAGCTCGGGCTCCCGCCCGCCGACGCGTTCATGGACGGCGTCGTCAACGTCGTCGAGGCCGTCGAGGCGAGCGACGAGCCGGTGCGCGGCGTCCTGCGCCGCCTGGGCGAGCCCGTGCAGTTCGATCCCGAGCTCCTCGCCCAGATGCGGCAGGCCGGGGTCATGCCGGGTGCCGTGGCGACGTTCAGCCGCGCGGGCGGCTACGTGCTCGTCGTCGTCGACGGCGTCGAGGGCGGCCTCGAGCTGCCCAGTGAAGTGGCCGGGCACCTCTTCATCGCCAAATAG
- the serC gene encoding phosphoserine transaminase — translation MPSIVIPTDLLPADGRFGCGPSKVRPEQLAHLAAVGPSILGTSHRQAPVKQLVGRVRTGLSDLFDMPDGYEVVLGNGGSTAFWDAAAFGLIEERAQLASFGEFGAKFAAAAAAPWLQAPDVRKADAGSRAEPAALAGVDVYAWPQNETSTGVMAPVSRVAGDEGALTVIDATSAAGGIMVDPQQFDVYYFAPQKNFASDGGIWFALLSPAAIERVERVAASGRYIPEFLSLKNAVDNSRLNQTLNTPALATLLLLENQLEWMNASGGLAWADARTRESSSVLYDWAERTSIATPFVADPAHRSQVVVTIDFDESTDAAALASVLRENGIVDTEPYRKLGRNQLRVATFTAIEPDDVRALTASIDYVLSQIG, via the coding sequence ATGCCGAGCATCGTGATTCCCACTGACCTGCTGCCCGCCGACGGACGCTTCGGCTGCGGACCGTCCAAGGTTCGCCCCGAGCAGCTCGCCCACCTCGCGGCGGTCGGTCCGTCGATCCTCGGCACCTCGCACCGGCAGGCCCCGGTCAAGCAGCTCGTCGGCCGGGTGCGCACGGGTCTCTCCGACCTCTTCGACATGCCTGACGGCTACGAGGTCGTGCTCGGCAACGGCGGTTCGACCGCGTTCTGGGATGCCGCGGCCTTCGGCCTGATCGAGGAGCGCGCGCAGCTCGCCTCCTTCGGCGAGTTCGGCGCGAAGTTCGCCGCCGCCGCAGCAGCCCCGTGGCTCCAGGCTCCCGATGTGCGCAAGGCCGACGCCGGCTCCCGGGCCGAGCCCGCCGCGCTCGCGGGCGTCGACGTCTACGCCTGGCCGCAGAACGAGACCTCGACGGGCGTGATGGCCCCGGTCAGCCGGGTGGCGGGCGACGAAGGCGCGCTCACGGTCATCGACGCCACGAGCGCTGCCGGCGGCATCATGGTCGATCCGCAGCAGTTCGACGTCTACTACTTCGCGCCGCAGAAGAACTTCGCCTCCGACGGCGGCATCTGGTTCGCGCTGCTCTCCCCCGCCGCGATCGAGCGCGTCGAGCGCGTCGCGGCGAGCGGCCGGTACATCCCCGAGTTCCTGTCGCTGAAGAACGCGGTCGACAACTCGCGCCTGAACCAGACGCTGAACACTCCGGCCCTCGCGACCCTGCTGCTGCTCGAGAACCAGCTCGAGTGGATGAACGCCTCGGGCGGTCTCGCCTGGGCCGACGCCCGCACCCGTGAATCGTCGTCGGTGCTCTACGACTGGGCCGAGCGCACCTCGATCGCGACCCCGTTCGTCGCCGACCCCGCGCACCGCTCGCAGGTGGTCGTCACGATCGACTTCGACGAGTCGACGGATGCCGCGGCGCTCGCCTCGGTGCTCCGCGAGAACGGCATCGTCGACACCGAGCCGTACCGCAAGCTCGGCCGCAACCAGCTGCGCGTGGCCACCTTCACCGCGATCGAACCCGACGACGTGCGGGCGCTCACGGCCTCGATCGACTACGTGCTCTCGCAGATCGGCTGA
- a CDS encoding DUF2530 domain-containing protein, translated as MRLWLSDDERRPDPAPARADGRKAVVAGTLGWVVVLVACLVFRGPLESAGLGWFVGAAITGIVIGLIGLAVVQVIRRRADQSSERSAD; from the coding sequence ATGCGGCTCTGGCTCAGCGACGACGAACGGCGCCCCGACCCGGCCCCCGCGCGGGCCGACGGCCGCAAGGCCGTGGTCGCGGGCACGCTCGGCTGGGTCGTCGTGCTCGTGGCCTGCCTCGTGTTCCGGGGGCCGCTCGAATCGGCGGGCCTCGGATGGTTCGTCGGCGCCGCGATCACCGGCATCGTGATCGGCCTCATCGGCCTCGCGGTCGTGCAGGTGATCCGGCGACGGGCCGATCAGTCGTCGGAGCGCTCGGCCGACTGA
- a CDS encoding DUF3027 domain-containing protein produces the protein MPEATEPEQAVAESAESAEVAEVAEVAESAEVVVADEVLLSSVDLARRALLEVTAPETVGSVVGHLVEGEHVLTLLFASDLRGYPGWHWSVTLSRFDGNAEPTVLETELMPGESALLAPDWVPWSERLADYRAAQEAIAADGGEADDEHDDDDVDDELDHDDDDVDDEFDGIDIDALGAADDADATDDEESDDEESDDDESDDDESDDDESDDDSDDDDDEDSDDDEDSDDDEDSDDDADSDDDADSDDQSAERSDD, from the coding sequence ATGCCTGAGGCGACGGAACCCGAGCAGGCTGTGGCCGAGAGCGCCGAGAGCGCCGAGGTCGCCGAGGTCGCCGAGGTCGCCGAGAGCGCCGAGGTCGTCGTGGCCGACGAGGTGCTCCTGTCGTCGGTGGATCTCGCCCGACGCGCACTGCTCGAGGTCACCGCTCCCGAGACGGTCGGATCGGTTGTCGGGCACCTCGTCGAGGGGGAGCATGTGCTGACCCTCCTCTTCGCCTCCGACCTCCGCGGGTACCCGGGCTGGCACTGGAGCGTCACGCTGTCGCGGTTCGACGGCAACGCGGAGCCGACGGTGCTCGAGACCGAGCTCATGCCCGGCGAGTCCGCGCTGCTCGCACCCGACTGGGTGCCGTGGTCGGAGCGGCTGGCCGACTACCGAGCGGCTCAGGAGGCGATCGCGGCCGACGGCGGCGAAGCCGACGACGAGCACGACGATGACGACGTCGACGACGAGCTCGACCACGACGATGACGACGTCGACGACGAGTTCGACGGGATCGACATCGATGCGCTCGGCGCGGCCGACGACGCGGACGCAACCGATGACGAAGAGTCCGACGACGAAGAGTCCGATGACGACGAGTCCGATGACGACGAGTCCGACGACGATGAGTCCGATGACGATTCAGACGACGACGACGACGAGGACTCAGACGACGACGAGGACTCAGACGACGACGAGGACTCAGACGACGACGCTGACTCCGACGACGACGCGGACTCCGATGATCAGTCGGCCGAGCGCTCCGACGACTGA
- a CDS encoding cold-shock protein yields MPTGKVKFYDEEKGFGFISSDDGQEVFLHASALPAGATVKAGSRLEFGVAEGKRGAQALSVRVLDTPVSLTKINRKPADDMAIIVEDVVKVLDGIGADLRRGRYPEKSKARTVAAVLRKVADDLDA; encoded by the coding sequence ATGCCCACCGGCAAGGTCAAGTTCTACGACGAGGAAAAGGGATTCGGCTTCATCAGCTCCGATGACGGCCAGGAGGTCTTCCTCCACGCATCCGCACTTCCCGCCGGCGCGACCGTGAAGGCGGGCAGCCGACTCGAATTCGGCGTCGCCGAGGGCAAGCGCGGCGCACAGGCGCTGTCGGTGCGCGTGCTCGACACTCCGGTGAGCCTCACCAAGATCAACCGCAAGCCCGCCGACGACATGGCGATCATCGTCGAAGACGTCGTGAAGGTGCTCGACGGCATCGGCGCAGACCTCCGTCGTGGCCGCTACCCCGAGAAGTCGAAGGCACGCACCGTCGCGGCGGTGCTGCGCAAGGTGGCAGACGATCTCGATGCCTGA
- a CDS encoding multidrug ABC transporter ATPase translates to MSDSGPITDNRAERVLAYMFAAIVGLSIICFFAVMIGTISGVAVDEMSSGVWAVVTMLPWFGLPIAFVLLIVLLIVNGVRRGRAARSGSS, encoded by the coding sequence GTGAGCGATTCCGGCCCCATCACCGACAATCGCGCCGAGCGCGTCCTGGCGTACATGTTCGCCGCCATCGTCGGCCTGTCCATCATCTGCTTCTTCGCCGTGATGATCGGCACCATCTCCGGCGTCGCCGTCGATGAGATGAGCTCAGGCGTCTGGGCGGTCGTCACGATGCTGCCCTGGTTCGGGCTGCCGATCGCCTTCGTGCTCCTCATCGTCCTGCTCATCGTCAACGGCGTCCGGCGGGGCCGAGCCGCGCGATCCGGATCGAGCTGA